One Ureaplasma urealyticum serovar 8 str. ATCC 27618 genomic window carries:
- a CDS encoding glycosyltransferase family A protein, giving the protein MLLTIAFYLSKTTHYLKKNFNYFLDLLNQNKKHIELIIIDDASDYNLFKTLKPLIENTNSKIKYFYLNETQGNAYAYNLATKYAHGKYIWYLGGHTELNLDASSLLFSVLEKDYDVISFNLNDNVNQNPSLVFDSLNKEVLVGLWESISNKIIALDFIKKHQLAFYNDKWYPALFIYDLFTKFSSWRNVNVNFISNNSGEVGYNVYDLLQQINELYAKFSNDGLLEIYKDELCYWITGICIHSFLKKIYELYTININSKKQIKERTMIISHALSNAKKYLETYFANFENNPYVRKYKTNILKYYLKSKQGLN; this is encoded by the coding sequence ATGTTATTAACAATCGCTTTTTACTTATCAAAAACAACACATTATTTAAAAAAGAATTTCAATTATTTTTTAGACTTATTAAATCAGAATAAAAAGCATATTGAATTAATTATTATTGATGATGCTAGTGATTATAATTTGTTTAAAACACTTAAACCATTAATTGAAAATACTAATTCGAAAATTAAATATTTTTATTTAAATGAAACACAAGGTAATGCTTATGCGTACAATTTAGCGACAAAATATGCTCATGGCAAATATATTTGATATTTAGGAGGGCATACTGAACTAAATTTAGATGCAAGCTCATTATTATTTTCAGTTTTAGAAAAAGATTATGATGTGATTAGTTTTAATTTAAATGATAATGTTAACCAAAATCCATCATTAGTTTTTGATAGTTTAAATAAAGAAGTTTTAGTTGGATTATGAGAGTCAATTTCTAATAAAATTATTGCTTTAGATTTTATTAAAAAACACCAATTAGCTTTTTATAACGATAAATGATATCCTGCCTTATTTATTTATGATCTTTTTACTAAATTTAGTTCATGAAGAAATGTTAATGTTAACTTCATCAGTAATAATAGTGGTGAAGTTGGTTATAATGTTTATGATTTACTACAACAAATCAATGAATTATATGCAAAATTTAGTAATGATGGTTTACTAGAAATTTATAAAGATGAATTATGTTATTGAATTACAGGGATTTGCATTCACTCTTTTTTAAAAAAGATTTATGAACTATATACAATTAATATTAATTCGAAAAAACAAATTAAAGAACGTACAATGATTATTAGTCATGCATTATCAAACGCTAAAAAATATTTAGAAACTTATTTTGCTAATTTTGAGAATAATCCATATGTACGTAAGTATAAAACTAACATTTTAAAATATTATTTAAAATCTAAACAAGGATTAAATTAA
- a CDS encoding DUF5452 domain-containing protein, translated as MIIGAIACLLIVIIAIVLGVVLSNQESTKINKKEPLTQINEAINNQKQKQHKIVGDVAIIDKKGEIINKKVDITEINQTDKQKEILNNYLKNKEKLKGKPKKYNQNNTKPTINNKEQSDLNNNHINKTNDQNNHLSIKENEKKPLENKANNDKELTKSDDLNTKNDDENNKQDLTKLENNNKVVNNDQIEKNNEIINEEDPIKLKRFNIINAIAKNKKLYELLDFKYYFSNENNSNDIKFNEELFIKNMYKIIESAISSFQEFHNIMQYIKIDIKYKFDKDAKNIIVIVNWLFDNYNIKSETRYYEEFVLSIN; from the coding sequence ATGATTATTGGGGCGATTGCTTGTTTATTAATTGTCATCATTGCAATTGTTTTAGGAGTTGTATTATCAAATCAAGAATCAACTAAAATTAACAAAAAAGAACCATTAACCCAAATTAATGAAGCAATTAATAATCAAAAACAAAAACAACATAAAATTGTTGGTGATGTAGCAATTATTGATAAAAAAGGTGAAATTATTAATAAAAAAGTTGATATTACAGAAATTAATCAAACAGATAAGCAAAAAGAAATTTTAAATAATTATTTAAAAAATAAAGAAAAATTAAAGGGCAAACCAAAAAAATATAATCAAAATAATACAAAACCAACTATTAACAATAAAGAACAAAGCGATTTAAATAATAATCATATTAACAAAACTAATGATCAAAACAATCATTTAAGTATAAAAGAAAATGAGAAAAAACCTTTAGAAAACAAAGCAAACAATGATAAAGAATTAACAAAATCAGATGATTTAAATACAAAAAATGATGACGAAAATAACAAACAAGATCTAACTAAGTTAGAAAATAATAATAAAGTTGTGAATAATGATCAAATTGAAAAAAATAACGAAATAATTAATGAGGAAGATCCAATTAAATTAAAACGCTTTAATATCATTAACGCAATTGCTAAAAATAAAAAACTATATGAATTATTAGATTTTAAATATTATTTTTCAAATGAAAATAATAGTAATGATATTAAATTTAATGAAGAATTATTCATTAAAAATATGTACAAAATCATTGAGTCTGCAATAAGTAGTTTTCAAGAATTCCATAATATAATGCAATATATTAAAATTGATATTAAATATAAATTTGATAAAGATGCAAAAAATATAATTGTTATTGTTAATTGATTGTTTGACAATTATAATATTAAGAGCGAAACAAGATATTACGAGGAATTTGTTTTGAGCATTAATTAA
- a CDS encoding acyl carrier protein, producing the protein MVVNVKDIIIKVAKENKINLNMNNLDVELKSLGIDSLSAMSLIMKIEDKIGVQLVDEKLLKIKNLGDLIMAFEDALK; encoded by the coding sequence ATGGTTGTTAATGTTAAAGATATTATTATAAAAGTTGCTAAAGAAAATAAGATTAATTTAAACATGAACAATTTGGATGTTGAATTAAAATCATTAGGAATTGATTCATTAAGTGCCATGAGTTTAATCATGAAAATTGAAGACAAAATAGGTGTTCAATTAGTAGATGAAAAATTATTAAAAATCAAAAATTTAGGTGATTTAATCATGGCTTTTGAAGATGCATTAAAATAA